A region of the Candidatus Zixiibacteriota bacterium genome:
CATCAAAAGAATCGCCTTAAGGATTATATAGTCGTTGAGCCTGTCGCTTTTAATCTTAGCCGGGTCGAAATCTCTCAGCAACTCCATCAGAGCCGCAATGGCGGTGTTGAACTGAAGACGCTCATAGTCGTCGTCACAACGTTTCAGTGTCTGATTCAGTTTAATATAGATATTTCGCTCATATTCATTCAAATCGCCTAATTTAAAGTGATACTTTAAGTCGGGATCGGTGCCGCGATAGAAACCGGCCAATGGATAAAAGCGGTTGATGACGAATTTCTCCACGCCGGTCATAGTATCCTCGGTCCAAAGAACTTCTTTCTCGGTCGGCGCCGTGAAAAACATCGCCAGCCGCGTAATATCAATGCCACGCATATCCATAAGGCCAATGGGTGACACTACATTTCCTTTGGATTTAGACATGACTTCGCCCCGGGCATCCAGAACCATGCCATGATTAAAAAGAACGGTCGCCGGTTCATCATCTCTGACCCAACCGATATCTTTCAGAAATTTGTGAAAGAAACGGAAGTAGATCAAATGACCGGTGGCATGGGTGATACCTCCGATATATTTATCGATCGGCATCCAGGCGGCTTCCTTGTCTCGGCCATAGGGCATTTTATCATTCAGCGGGTCTAAGTACCTGAGGTAATACCATGAAGAACAGACGAAAGTATCCATGGTATCGGGATCCCGCTCGGCCGGGCCGCCGCATTTGGGGCAATTTACATTCATAAACTCCGGCACATCGGCCAGCGGCGAGCGGCCTTTGGGAAGGTAATTGGTTACCTGCGGCAGAAGGACCGGCAATTGACTGTCAGGTACAGCGACCTGGCCGCATTTGGGGCAATGGATAATCGGAATCGGCGCGCCCCAGTAGCGCTGGCGCGAAATCAGCCAATCCCGCAGTTTATAGTTTACTCTGGTCCGCCCGAAACCTTTTTCGGCGGCATATTCAGTGACCTTATTAATAGCCTCCTCGCCGACCAGACCATCAAATATCCCGGAGTTGACCATCACGCCATAATCGGTGTAAGCGTCTTCCATGGTGGCGAGGTCGAGGGAGGTGTTCTTGTCGGGATGGATAACCACTACTATAGGGATTCCATATTTTTTGGCAAAAAGGAAATCGCGGCTATCGTGAGCCGGGACAGCCATAACGGCGCCGGTGCCATAGCCGGCCAGAACATAATCAGCCACCCAGAGTTGAATTTCCTGGCCGTTGAACGGGTTGACGGCATACTTGCCGGTGAAAACGCCATCCTTCTCCCCTATCACCGAGGCTCGTTCGATCTCGGCTTTCATCATGACCTGTTTTTTATAATCCTCGACCCTTTTCTTATAGTCACCCTGCAGGTTTAATCGGTCCACCAACGGAGACTCCGGCGCGATGGCCATGAAAGTCACGCCGAAAATAGTGTCGGGGCGGGTGGTAAATATCGGCAGTTTCTCGCCGGTTTCCTTGATGATAAAATCGACCTCAGTTCCGGTTGAGCGGCCAATCCATTCTTTCTGCATCGTCTTGACATTTTCCGGCCAGCCGGGGAGTTTATCGAGATCGTCGATCAGTCTCTGGGCATAATCGGTGATTTTGAAGTACCACTGTTTCAGTTCGCGCTTTTCCACCGGCGTATCGCACCGCTCGCAT
Encoded here:
- the leuS gene encoding leucine--tRNA ligase codes for the protein MQSHEARNLKYNFKEIEKKWQEIWDKEELYKAPEKPGKDKFYMLVMFAYPSGDIHMGHFRNYIVGDAVARRQMMHGKDVLHPFGWDAFGLPAERAAIKRGLHPAEWTKLNIEVSRNTLKKTGISFDWSREVSSCDPEYYKWTQWMFARLFERGLAYQKIGWVNWCPEDKTVLANEQVVNGRCERCDTPVEKRELKQWYFKITDYAQRLIDDLDKLPGWPENVKTMQKEWIGRSTGTEVDFIIKETGEKLPIFTTRPDTIFGVTFMAIAPESPLVDRLNLQGDYKKRVEDYKKQVMMKAEIERASVIGEKDGVFTGKYAVNPFNGQEIQLWVADYVLAGYGTGAVMAVPAHDSRDFLFAKKYGIPIVVVIHPDKNTSLDLATMEDAYTDYGVMVNSGIFDGLVGEEAINKVTEYAAEKGFGRTRVNYKLRDWLISRQRYWGAPIPIIHCPKCGQVAVPDSQLPVLLPQVTNYLPKGRSPLADVPEFMNVNCPKCGGPAERDPDTMDTFVCSSWYYLRYLDPLNDKMPYGRDKEAAWMPIDKYIGGITHATGHLIYFRFFHKFLKDIGWVRDDEPATVLFNHGMVLDARGEVMSKSKGNVVSPIGLMDMRGIDITRLAMFFTAPTEKEVLWTEDTMTGVEKFVINRFYPLAGFYRGTDPDLKYHFKLGDLNEYERNIYIKLNQTLKRCDDDYERLQFNTAIAALMELLRDFDPAKIKSDRLNDYIILKAILLMAPMAPHLAEEMWHLCGGKNSIFKAEWPDYDPEAVHYNTVRIAVQVNGKVRSEIEIPRDCPEAEVFRLASVDSRVAGYLAGKTLIKKIYIPNRLVNLVVK